GAGGGAGGCCCCTTCCCTGGGGCTCTGGGGAGGCACCTGTGAAGACAGACCTGAAGCGAATCCCTGACAGCCCCTGCCCTGCTGTGAGTGGGCCTGACTCCCAAGTCCTGGCCCAGCACCTCCAGCCCCCTCTGGCTTCTCACGTTCCTGCACCATCTGGGCTACACCAGTCATTTCCTTTCCCACACTGGCGCTGCGCAGGCTTTGCTTGGTGACCGGCCCCACCTGACCGGGCAGCTTCTCTGGAGCTGGAGCCTGGGGACCCACACAGGAAATCTCAGCCTCTCCAGCCAACTCTTGCTTCTTCTCCTTTGAGTCCACCCAGAGTCCAGGAGaaggtgtggggagaggggcaaTGGCCACACCCTGAGTCCCATCTAGAAGCTTCTCTGGGCTTGGCACAATGAGGTCCTTGTCCCTCTCACTGCTCCCAGCTCTTGCCTTTTCTCCTGGTGCACCCTGGGGCCCATCGGCAGTCAGGGCTCTGAGCCCAGCCTTCTCAAAGATCTTGGTGATGTGCTCCCTGAAGTCAGGGAAGCCACTGACCGTGCTAGTCTGCTTGGAGCGCGCATGCAGACCACCCGATGTGCCTCTGCTCAGATCCTCGGGGGGTTCTACCATCCTCTCCCCAATGCTCTTTGTCCCCTTTGCTGTCTCACCCGCCATGCCCTCCTCACAGGCAGGGGGTGCTGGAATCTCATAGGGTTTGGCACCTGCTGCTTTCTCCTCCACTAGCATGTGCTCACCCTTGGTCAGAAGTGGCATCCTGTCCAGGTAGGGCATGGAGTCCACAGGTCCCTCAAGAGTGCCAGCTTTGGAGCTTCCACCACTGGCTTGTGCCCCAGTGATTTCCCTACCTGTAGCTGCTGGTTGTGGGAGGGAGGCCGGGAGGCCCAAAGACAGCTTCATGGAGGTGGCATTTTCCAAGGCAAGCAGAGGCGCCTCTGTGGGAGAAGTGCTTTCACCAGGAGCTCTGGGCCCTTGGGAGGAGAGAGCTTTCTCTCCACTGTCTTCTGCCCCTTCCCTGGGAGCAACCTCCACATGCAGGTAAGGAGGGTCAGGAGCAGCGTCTTCTGGTGGCCCAGATAGCAAGAGCCTCTCTGCGCTGGAGACAGCCTGTGCTTCAGGAATCTCTGCCATGCTCCTGTGAATCCCACCCAGCTCTCCGGCTGGTGGCAAGGCATCCTGGCAGCTGGCCGAAGGCTGCTCAGCTTGGCAGGGCTCACCTGGGGCAGAGGTAGAAGTTTCCTCCCCAGGGGAGGGGCATTGCCCAGTATTAAGGAATCCAGCATTCAAAGCAGCTTCTCCTGCGTCCTCTGGAGCTGACTGCATCCCCAGGTCCCCTCTGCCAGCGTTCCCACTGGTCTCAGCAGCTCTGCCTTGCTCCTGGGCTGATGGGAAACTTCCAAGAAGCTCTCGGGCCTCGGCATCCGAGGTGGCGGGCTGCTCCATTTCCTTCCGTGGGGCCAGCACTGGCCGCTGTCTGCCTCCCTGGGTTTCAGCACCTGACTCTCTCTCTGGGGCATCCTGGGTGGTTGTGACGCTGGGGCTGGCGGGTGCTGGAACTGGCGGGCAGTGAGCTGCATCCAGGAGAGCCACGGGCTCAGGCTGCCGAGGCGGAGTCCCCACTGTGTTcgcacttgtcttctctgttttactCAAGCCCTCGAGCAGGCGCCGAGTGTCAGCGGCTTCAGAAGCTCCTCCATCACCGAGACATGCTTCTTCATGCTGGCTGCTGACTTCCAGCGTACCCACCAGCTCTTGTCGGGACTTGCTTGGCCCTTGCCCAGCACAgcaattttcctttctgttcaaGTTACCTGCAAGAGAGGACTCTTCGGAGGTGTCTGCCGCAGGAGGCCCCACCCCGGACGGCCGGCGGTCACTGCGTGCTCCCTCTTGCCCATTCTCCCCTAGGGCAGGCAGCTCTGGGCTTACTGGTGCTGACAACTCCGACTGCTCTGTCGCAGGGCTCTCCAGAACCGAGTCCCTGGCAGCCGATCGTGTAGCATCAGACAGACTGTCTTTGGGGTGCTCCCTCTGTAGCTCCGATCTGGAAGCCTGCTCCTTTTCTCCACAAGTGGGCAAGCACGCATCCTCCTGAGGTGTCACAGGTACGTGGATTTGGGAAGAATCTGTGCCCAGCTTCTTCAAACCTGGATCACCTGGATAAGTCTCTTCCCCATTTTTACACACTCGGGTCTTCTCCCTGAGCATATCAAAGATGGATGCATCTGGGTCTGACTGGGATGGCTGGAGATGATTCTCAGAAGGTACTGAGGGCCTCTCAGGTGCAGCTACTCGTATGCAGCTATCCCCTGGGAAGGACGGGATTCCTTGCTGACTGTGCTCCAGACTGAGCGACGTGAGCCCGCTGTCCATTGCCAAGTCCTCCCCCTCAGGGGGCTGTGGCCCATCAGCCCGGGCTTCCTGTCCAGCTGCATCATGGCCCAGCCCACAAGACCGGTCTGGGGATGCCGGCAAGCCCGCCTCCTCACAGTTGTCAGGTGTCCGCGCAGATGGGTGGCTCATGGCCTTTATTTCAGATCTGCGCTCCACCTCCTGGGCTTTAGGGACAACCTCTGCAGCAGGAGTTGACAGGAAATCTGATTTCTCAGATTCCAAGGCAGGAAGAGAGTCCATTATTCCCAATCCCCCCAGGTCCTGGAGGGTGTGGGGACATTTGGTCTGCAATCTGGGCCCCTCCCAGCCAGCTCCCTCGGGAAGAACATGCTCACCAGctccgtccggccccgggatcAGGATGCGACCGTTCTCATGGAGCTTGGGCAGTGAGTCAGATGCATGGGCCACTGAGCTCCGAGCTGCGCCTTCTGATACAGAGCCcagcctgcctgtgggctgggggccCTCCTCACGGAGTGGCTGTGCTGAGTCTGTGCTGGGAAGGACTTGGCTCTCCACAGTGCCGTTCAGCTTTGAAATCTCATCTTTCTCCACCTCTGGGTCAGGCCTACAGCCAAGGGCCTGGGGTTGCTCTCCCTGTGGGTTTTCAGGATTCGCACTGGGTAGCTCTGGGGCTTCTTCCTGTCCTCTAGGGCTGGCCTCTGGTAGTCCACTTTCCTCATTGACCACAGCTGGGCTTTGGGGGGCCTTGGCTTCACGCTCTGGTCCCAGGGCACTTTCATCTGATGTactggggagaggagggggcaGCACCCCTTGTTGGACTTCGTGGCCTTGCTCCTTAATGGAgagctctcccctctcctcctgggGCAAAGGGGGAGGAACCTCTCTGGGGATCCCTTCTGGATGCACTCCCGCTCTTCCAAGATCTGATGCACACTTCTCCTGTCCCCCCAACTCAGCACCTGCCAGCTCTTCAGCCGGAACTCTAAGAACTGGTATCTCAGCCCCGTGAACCATCTCCCTGGCCAGCCAGCTGGGATTTGCTGCAGCCGCAGAGGCCCAAGTGGCCGGCTGTGGACTGAGGTTTGGAGCTGGACGCACTTCCTCTGCCGGTACATGCGGGGACTGCTCAGCACTCATGAGCAGAACCCCTTCGGGCTGGTCACCTGGTGGTGCGCAGACAGCATTACCGGGCTGGGCTCCCCACCCTCTTGTCTGCGAGGAATGCTGAGCATCACTGGCATCCAGAGTCTCCTTCCTagagcctccagcccctggcgcCAGGGCAGGACGCAGTGACCCCCAGGGCAGCTCTGTGCAGGGTAGATGTGCTCCCATTTGCTGCTGGCAGATTTCCTGGGATGCAGCATTTATGTCCTCTTCTTGGGAAGCCCCTGAATTTTTCCTAGTAGAACCGCAGGGCTTGAGGAAAACCGAGTCATCAGCCAAGTCTTCAGGCATCACCTCCACTTggcatttttctctgtctgaggCTCTTGGGGCTGGATCTTGCAGGATTGGGGTCTCAGTTTTTGTGGGGGACTCCTCCAGGCCAGCTGAGCTCTCCTTGCCTGGGTGGGCTGCAGCAGGGGCCTTGGGGACCACCCCCTGCCCAGACTCTGTGGGGGGAAAGCCACCTGCAGCCTCCTTCCCTGGTGACCCGAAACCACCTGGCTGGCTGACCTCCGCACATGGCTGCTCTTTCAGAGGTGCTGGTGGCCTTCCTGGCTGCTGTTCAAGGTGACTGGAGGAAGCCGCTTTATCAACCTCTTCCTTCATGCCTCCCTCTCTTCCGGCACTAGGCACGATGGTGGCCACACTGCCCCAAGCAGAGCTGTCCTCCTCAGGGACAAAGGCTGCCAGGGCCACCCCTGGGGCTTTGGGGGAAGGTTCCCTCCTGGAATGTTGAACGAGGGGCCAACCTTCAGGTGCTTCTGCCGGGCTTTCCAAGCACCCTTCTGGGGAGCCCTCAGCAAAGGGCATGGTGGCTGAGTGGCACTCCTGCtcccagggggagggagggctgggcagtGGAGAGCTTTCTGGACCCCTGGCTTCCTGGGGGCACTTCCTTGGCTCAGTCACCTCTGGGCACACGGTGCACGGATCCTGGCTGGCAGCCCTCTCAGAAGCGGAGCAGGAGCCTCCACGCCCACACCTGcgaataatgaaaacattttgtttcaTCAGGTCTCAGGGATGTTGAGGACGAGGCCGCATGACAGGCCAGTTCTCTCCAACCCTCTCGCCTTTAACAGCCACAAGACACACCTGCCCATGCACCTCAGTCCTCTCCATGAAGGCTGCCCCTAAGGCCACTCCTCCTATAACCACTACACATGCTCTCGTTATCCCCAAAATCGAAGCAGGGAGCCCCAAATATTCAGTTTGGGGCTTTTCATGTTGGTCAGTACTGAATAGGGAAGTATGGAAACTAATTCATAATCGTCTAAACTGCAGGAACTCCAAAAGTTTTTAGTAAGTAGAGAGTTTGAATTAGTTTAATGTGGGTTACAAAGAGATCTCAAACACTTCTGAGGATGCTTAGATGTTCAGGAAAAAAGCACAAGTGGGTAAAGTCatgcttcaaaataaaaagctattcTTGGTAACTGTTTACTTGACTCCTCACATTCAAAGGTGGTACTGTGAGGGGCATAGCCCCCAAATCAATCTATTTAGCTGTGGAATTTCTGCAAATGACTGATATGTAAAATTCTTGGGAGCTGAATTACCTTTATACCCATATTTGTCTTAACTTGAACATATTTTGCTGGACAATGTGTGAAGAAAAACTATGGCTCAAATTATGGACTTGCTATAGATAACTAACTACCTAGTTATTGTAAACTAGCCTATTACCTGGCATATTTTGACTGTATTTCTAATTccgtaatattttattaaatgcatttctaaactttaaaagtaatacatggcagatacaaaatttagaaaatgtagaaaaaatatcTCCCACATGCTTGCCACTTGAAGCGTTCTGGCGAATAACATTTTTCTCCATGTGATTTTCTATGGgatgtaatttttgttatttttacataGCTGTGATTCTGTATACTTGCTATGATCAAATATCTTTTGCTATCAAGAGAAATTGCTAAAGGCAAAATTAATAGGAGTATGTCTTTCCTAAGGCTTTTACCATGATGTTTAAAAGAAGATTTGTGGAATCTTCTTGTAActgttacatacacacacattcacatgttCATAGACCCACAGTGTCTTGGATATGACCAGAGGAAAGATCCTACCTGTTTCACTACCAAAACTCTAGCTTCCCATGCAAGGTGAcgcatatatatttttagtgaGAGATGCATACAATGGGAAGGTGAAGtacattccttttaaaaatttagaaatccaTGTCATGGAgtgaattgtgtccccctaaaatCCATGTGTTGAAACGCTAGCCCCCAACATGACTGTACGTGGAGAAGGGGCCTTCATGGAGTTAAAGTTTAAAAAGGTCTTAAGAGCGGAGCCCTGATGCAGTAGGACTGGGGTCCTTCCGAGAAGAGGGAGACAGCAGGAGCGGGCTCGCGCGGggaagacacagcaggaaggACCACCTGCAGCCAAGAGGGGCCTCACCAGAAGCCACCTCTTCTGGCTCCGTAACTCGGaattccagcctctagaactattAGGAAATTAATTCTGCTGCTGAAGCCACCCTGTCTGTGGTGCTCGGTCATGGCAGTATGAGCGGACTAATGCAATGGGTATATGCACTTTACATTGAACTTTGCAATATTTTTGAGGTTCCAAATTTTCCAAAGTGAAACGTTGGGACAATGATAATGGATGAATCCACTGGAAGTAATGCTTTTGCACGGATGATCTCCATTAACCCTGAGGAGAGCCAGCCGAGGTGCTATCACGCCATTTCGTAGATGAGAATTCTGAGAACAGGTTAGGCTTGGATTCGGCGGGCGTCTCACTCCATGGGCCATGATCTTCTCACTCACTCTCTGCTGCCTCGGAGAATAAAAGCTTCCAAGGAGGGAGTCCCAAATTCATCTGTTGAAACCTGTTCCCCAGGGTGATGGTATGAGGACGTAGGGgctctgggaggtgattaggtaaTGAGAGTGGAGCCCACATGAATGGAAGTAGTGTCCTTCTAGAAGAGACCCCAGAGGGCTCCCTCACCCCTCTGCCtttgaggacacagtgagaagacggCTGTCTGAAACAGGAAggaggctctcaccagacacggAGTCTGCTGGCCCCTTGATGCTGAGCTTCCCGGCCTCCAAAACTATGAGCAACTGACATCTGTTGCAATAGCCACTCACCCTCTCCTCTTTACCTgaccccactccagcctcttGCCAAGCCCCTCACCTACGAAATGTTCGTGACATCACACAACATCCTGGAAGGAGGTGTGTACGCATCATCACTACACCAGTCATCCGCATTCAAAAAGGAGATTCAATCACAGGAATAACTAGATACCTATTGCAGCTGATTTCTATTGCTGTTATAATAAATTGCCACAGAATTAGTGGCTTTAGACAgtacaaattaattttcttacagttctataGGAAAATGTCTGACACGGCTCTCACTGGGCTGATATCATGGTGTCAGGGGGCTGTGTTCCCTTCTGGAAGCCCTAGGGACCAAGGCGCTTCCTTGCTTTTCCAGAGGCTGCCCACGTCTGTGACTCACAggctcttcctccatcttcaaagccagcagcgcAGAATCTTCCTCCGGTCCATCTTAGATATTTACATCAATTTCAGGGATTAAGAAGAGGACATccttgctgggggctgggggcatcTAAGATGGACCGGAGAGTGAGGCAGCTACTGTCTCAACCAGATTAGCATTTTCAGACCTAAAAGCCGAGCTAATGAGGGCAAAGAAGAGAAACATCAGAGGGTAAGTTAGGTGAATCCCTCCAATCCTCAGATGGTCACGAGGGCAGCCGCACCCACGCAGAGCCCTGGCCCAGCGCTGCTGACCTGGGTGAAAACACCCGGGTGTGGGTAACGCCCTCAGCCTGGCTTCACTAAAGTACGAGGCTCAGAGGGCTCACCAACCACAGGGCTGTTGTCTCCATGGATTGTTCTGGAACTGCACCTCAGCACTCTGCATGTGGCCATTTTCCTTGTAACAAGCACTTTACATTGAACTGTGTCCCACCCATTCACTAGGGGTCACATTGTTTAGTAGTAATGAGATTGATGGTGTGCAGTTCAGAAATGAAGCGCTCCTATTGATGTCTGCTTGCTCAGGAAGCCCAGATCACAGCCTCCTCCAAACCAAGCTGCTTCTAGTCCCCGCCTCTGACTGGGGAGTGTGTGGGTTACCTTCAGGCTGGCTGAAATCACTGTTATATGGGGACAAGATGGCAAATTCACTTGATTTGGGCACCTTGAAAACTTACGGATCTTACCAGGATCAAATTCCCATTGAGTGTGAGGCACACACTCCCCCAAAGTAAGGATCTAGCTTGGTTTATTTAGCACAAGCTGATCACCAGCAATCCTTTTGACTGCCCATCAGAAGCAATTTTTAAAACCAGATTAAAGACACTCACGAGGAGCAGATTTGCCTTAGGGCAGGAAAAATTCTAAGAACTCATCTGTGAGGGCCCTGCCTTAATTGAAACTTACATAATGCCCTTTATACTTTAAGTCTGAGTCAGAATGTGTGGAGGGGGTTCTGCTCAGAATCCGAAGGCTAGCTCTTGTGGGCTGGGCAGTGTGGCCCTCTCACAGGAGGCTTGCAGTTCAAAGGTGGTTGCTGCCTTTAGGTTGAGGTCAGGAGGGCACACAGATTGCAGACCACGGCCCCCAGCATGACAGTGGGAGAAGCACAGTAGGGGGGTTACTGGGGAGCCCAGGTGATTTGCTGCCCCAAAGGTCTGAGCAGACTATGGAGAGGTAGAAAAGGTCCTCCCTACTACCTTAGCTGGACGATCGCATCCACATGGGTTTCTAAGTGCATAGTTTTGAAGACATACCCATGAACAGACTGGGGATGCTTAAAgggagtgagacagggaccatggatgtagtcagagtagggtgagggcctccggagggggcagggcaggatatttgcagtcagagcaatgtaactacatgcaaagaaacccccctactaaaactctgttaaacattgagctctagaatcattcttcagtgagatcagttgatgttccccagataaagaagagtagcacatgttttattatgctaatcatttgtagccatgtgtaagattcactttagcctAGGCCGATGTGCTGTCTTTcgtccttcagatctgatgaagtgattttgcaaactgagcaactaatttagcaagtaagcccaggcataaacaacacagtaaaaggcaagaaggattccaccttaaagataagattgcattttaatacccaagaagttaagatgttagaaattcttaccttactctttagcaaacaattcctcagcccaccttgggggctgggcaggtggccttgtttcatatgctcccagaccaagatgctggtatctcagagagaaatcatcagaggaagttgcttgtgttaattctaaatattcagggaccacttaacaagtccacgcccctaagtttttttcatgttctcaaaaaatcctcaactgcctataaaactcctagacaaagcaccaccacgggctctcttgtcccctcttggcatgagccaggagctctattctctcactttatctctaaataaaagcctgtaccttgctctcttaCCCTGAGTGTTTGTGAAACTCactcttcggcttcgtgaacaagaaccccggcaccaGGAGGAAGGAGGCCGGTTGAGGAGACACCAAGCCTGGACCCCACACTAGCAGGCATTAAGGGGCCCAACACAGCCATAAAGACAGACTGTCAAGATGGGGAGTTGACAgtactgagcatttactaagGGCAGGTGGTGCTAAGTACTTTCCAGTTACGATTGCATGTAATCCACATGGTAGCCTGGCAGAGTGAATGGCCCCCCCATGCACACATCGAGAAATATTTCAGAGAGGTTCAAGCCTGGACCTGGGGTTGCAGAGCTCCAGTTGCAGGGCAAGATCAAGCCCTGTACTGTCCAGCTCcagggccctgcctcctcccttttCCCTGTACTCGCTGCATCAAGGATGGTGCCACAGTCTCTCTTCCCATCCTGTTGGGTCCTTATCATTCTACTCCCAGGATGCAGCCAGAGCAATGAAGGCTTGATCCTGTCACTCTGCGGGCAGACTCTCCAGTGGTTTCGACCAGCTGTGGCCCCAGCTTACATTCCCTGCTCTGTTCCACCCAGAGCTCCCCACCCCTGCAGCTGCCTGGGGGCTGGAGGCCTCCTGCTCCTCCCAGCACATGTCAGACCCAATCATCACTCCTCACAAAGGCTCCCTAGCCTGGCCTTTGGGATCAAATCTCCTTTCCTAGGCCCACCCAGTGATGGCACTGGTCACCGTTGCCATCATGATCAAGGACTGACGACGATTTCCCCCACTGGAATATAATGGAAACTGGGTCTTCGATTTCCCCCACTGGAGTATAATGGAAACTGGGTCTTGTCTATTTTCAATACTGCATCCCCAGTTTTtttacctggcatatagtaaacatTGAACATATGGATGTATGAgtagatggaaggatggatggatggatggccagtgggagggtggatgggtagatggatggatagttggatggatggatggatggatggatggatgcatgcatggatggatggatggatggatggatggatgcatagaTGGATGCATAGATGGCGAAAtgtttgggtgggtgggtggatgtaTGGTTGGTTGGGTGGGTGGATGCACAGATACAACTGAAACCAAATCAAGGATTCTAAATATGTGGGAATGCTCCCAAATCATGGTGGTCTGATTTGAAGATTAGGAAAGTTCTTTTCTTCCATACCATCATAGCATTCTAGTAATTTGTTAGTCAAAACCTcttaatttacagatgaggaaactgaggctcagaaaagacaaAGTATTTTTGCTGAAATGCTTCTGCAAAAGACAGGAGGTTTTGGCAGCATTTCTCAACAACAAGTCCCTGTGTGCACTGGTGGGTCTGATGCGTTAGAGGGTGCACAGCAAGTCtgcaaatgatttattttaataaattagtcTAATTCAAACGACTAGATTTCCACATATAACCTTATCACTGTTACTCATTGCATTCTAATGTGCTTTCTGGAGAAGGAACAGGAAAGCAAGAGGTACAGGGAGATCTGGTGAGAGAACTGCAGCCCCCGGGATGCAACAATCCTAGTACACCAGACACCTGTGGCAGCTGGGGTGCAGGTGAGGGGCCCAGGGGCTGGAGCTGCTCCTCAGCTCCTTGCATTCATGTCATGGCCCACATATTAGGGGGTTTTCTGACACTTCTAAGCCCTTAGAGAAGTAAGATGCTTCTGCACTGTTCTCTACACCCTTGGGGTTGTCTCCCCAGGAGGAAGTGAGACTTCCCTGACTGGTGAGATAGGGAAGGCTGTCCTCTGGGTACAGTTTCCCCATGGTGTGGTTAGATCATGCCAGGTCACTGAGATGAGCTTGCCCACTggggctgccctccccacccttcaTGACATCCTGAGCTGACAGGCAACCTGGCGTGGTGGGGAGGGTTTGGTCAGGCGGCAGTGTGAGGAGTCCCACTTTGACTTCCCCTCCAGTCCAGCCTTGCCATTGATAAAGctgcctttcttctcctttcctgacTTTGGCGACTAGCTGACCATTGATTCAGAATCTGGATGTGATTAATTAGCTCCCTAAACCCTGACAGGATTAGTGTGGTGTTTACCCCACACGTACATTATTTGGTTATTTCCCCCGCACATTACGAAGCTTGTCAAATATTTGAACTGGCCTCTAGGTCAGGCTGTGCAGGTGACCTTTCTTCAGTAGAAGGGAGGCTGAAACCCTGACCAAGAAAAGTAAACTAAATTCCAGGATGTTTTCAGTTCTTCCCCGCATGAAATCAGAATAAATCTAGTTAATTTGAGGACCATGTAGATCTTCACAGTGACATAGCTAAACTGCCAATCACCTGATCAATTCGCTGTCTTTATTCTTGTcgtttgctttgtatttttttctctgtgaatcATAAGTCTGGTAACCAAGGGGCTCTGGGATTATAAATAATCATGATTCAGAGGTTCTCTACTCTCTATGATATACcacttccttgctttctttttcctttttctatgccAGGCTAGGAAGACTGCCTAAGAAGACACTTTTCTCAAGAACTTCATAAATGATCGAGCCAACTATGATAGATCATTCTGGATCAATTATTAACAGCTGAAAAGAATTGCATAGGATATGCACTCCATGTTTATGTTTCTATCAGGAGCTCTTAAATACCGAATTCTATGTTTCTCATAATATGATTGCTACACGTGCAAGAAAGAAGCTTGCCTGGTCTCTATGTAACGTGGGAAGTACGAGATGAAGCCTGGTTAAACAAGCTTCTTCACTGCAGAACTTCTCAGTGCCTTTGAGACACCGTCATGCAATGTGAGTCAACCAGAAGACATGTCATGGTATTGCCCACACTTGCCATTCCCCAGAAACCTTCCTCCGCCCCTTTACTTGGTAGAGCATTTAATGGGGCTAATGTCCCCCAGAACACAGAGTGGAAAGCACAGCCCCAGTGAAAGAGAGATTTGGTAAGGACATCTCAGGTGCCCTTTAGAGGACAGTTCTCAAAACA
The genomic region above belongs to Manis javanica isolate MJ-LG chromosome 7, MJ_LKY, whole genome shotgun sequence and contains:
- the TACC2 gene encoding transforming acidic coiled-coil-containing protein 2 isoform X11 gives rise to the protein MGNENSTSDNQQQDSGLHNVILWPPHAGPPQRTSSAQSPESVQPPGNSQNIRRKPEEKSGSSGHGDVPRCGRGGSCSASERAASQDPCTVCPEVTEPRKCPQEARGPESSPLPSPPSPWEQECHSATMPFAEGSPEGCLESPAEAPEGWPLVQHSRREPSPKAPGVALAAFVPEEDSSAWGSVATIVPSAGREGGMKEEVDKAASSSHLEQQPGRPPAPLKEQPCAEVSQPGGFGSPGKEAAGGFPPTESGQGVVPKAPAAAHPGKESSAGLEESPTKTETPILQDPAPRASDREKCQVEVMPEDLADDSVFLKPCGSTRKNSGASQEEDINAASQEICQQQMGAHLPCTELPWGSLRPALAPGAGGSRKETLDASDAQHSSQTRGWGAQPGNAVCAPPGDQPEGVLLMSAEQSPHVPAEEVRPAPNLSPQPATWASAAAANPSWLAREMVHGAEIPVLRVPAEELAGAELGGQEKCASDLGRAGVHPEGIPREVPPPLPQEERGELSIKEQGHEVQQGVLPPPLPSTSDESALGPEREAKAPQSPAVVNEESGLPEASPRGQEEAPELPSANPENPQGEQPQALGCRPDPEVEKDEISKLNGTVESQVLPSTDSAQPLREEGPQPTGRLGSVSEGAARSSVAHASDSLPKLHENGRILIPGPDGAGEHVLPEGAGWEGPRLQTKCPHTLQDLGGLGIMDSLPALESEKSDFLSTPAAEVVPKAQEVERRSEIKAMSHPSARTPDNCEEAGLPASPDRSCGLGHDAAGQEARADGPQPPEGEDLAMDSGLTSLSLEHSQQGIPSFPGDSCIRVAAPERPSVPSENHLQPSQSDPDASIFDMLREKTRVCKNGEETYPGDPGLKKLGTDSSQIHVPVTPQEDACLPTCGEKEQASRSELQREHPKDSLSDATRSAARDSVLESPATEQSELSAPVSPELPALGENGQEGARSDRRPSGVGPPAADTSEESSLAGNLNRKENCCAGQGPSKSRQELVGTLEVSSQHEEACLGDGGASEAADTRRLLEGLSKTEKTSANTVGTPPRQPEPVALLDAAHCPPVPAPASPSVTTTQDAPERESGAETQGGRQRPVLAPRKEMEQPATSDAEARELLGSFPSAQEQGRAAETSGNAGRGDLGMQSAPEDAGEAALNAGFLNTGQCPSPGEETSTSAPGEPCQAEQPSASCQDALPPAGELGGIHRSMAEIPEAQAVSSAERLLLSGPPEDAAPDPPYLHVEVAPREGAEDSGEKALSSQGPRAPGESTSPTEAPLLALENATSMKLSLGLPASLPQPAATGREITGAQASGGSSKAGTLEGPVDSMPYLDRMPLLTKGEHMLVEEKAAGAKPYEIPAPPACEEGMAGETAKGTKSIGERMVEPPEDLSRGTSGGLHARSKQTSTVSGFPDFREHITKIFEKAGLRALTADGPQGAPGEKARAGSSERDKDLIVPSPEKLLDGTQGVAIAPLPTPSPGLWVDSKEKKQELAGEAEISCVGPQAPAPEKLPGQVGPVTKQSLRSASVGKEMTGVAQMVQEREKPEGAGGAGPGLGSQAHSQQGRGCQGFASGLSSQVPPQSPREGASLQGDRVPPGKQQQETSTLSCQPGEDGAWGFAQAEALGGVSVCTSALGTSSPLGDVPIVAEAFSEPWTPDTLGGEKRHGGAARISDTPDARGGQSAPEPQAGAVAGAPLQPSPAAGAAGEAEGDVTLSTAETRAHVSGDLPETGTTRMLSGMAWPSVLPGSSGVPGCSEGAPRMEDEAARHGDSSAGLQQAEEQREPELPGPAGNRKVAVSSPPEPDESRDLELHSLAPEAPHGERYFQGKSPGPGPCTLPSVPEKDAPNVTGDVISDEARAVGDAERSVKSSSIADGVIQPAVLGDLENPPLAASSHHGDVISQVSTDLTARSISPAAAHVDLVLPASEHASLPFAPDGDGVEASAPSFQSLTEDVSRSSDSEEAFETPESTTPVKAPPAPPPPPPEVIPEPEISTQPPLEEPGCASESVCVPDGPRSSSVEGSPFHPPPHSSSAVFDEDKPIASSGTYNLDFDNIELVDDFQASEPRSSDSKSQDCKVNARRKSTDSVPTSKSTLSRSLSLQAGDFDGASCTGGTEAGVPAPDAYSSGSGSAASTLKRTKKPRPPSLKKKQTTKKPSETPPVKETQPEPAGESPVPSEENQVAETKTESTKTEGSGPALSEEAPLEPTAVPKAACAPDSESAEAAVPPASGGGRVQNSPPSGRKALPLATAPEAVEVTPLESGGQEDSPAKGLSVRLEFDYSEDKGSWDTQQENPPPTKKIGKKPVAKMPLRRPKMKKTPEKLDNSPASPTRSPAEPNDIPIAKGTYTFDIDKWDDPNFNPFSSTSKMQESPKLPQQSYTFGPDTCDESIDPFKTSSKTPSSPSKSPASFEIPASAIEANGVDGDGLNKPAKKKKTPLKTDTFRVKKSPKRSPLSDPPSQDPTPAVTPETPPVISTVVHATDEEKLAVTSQKWTCMTVDLEADKQDYPQPSDLSTFVNETKFNSPTEDLGYRNSYEIEYMEKIGSSLPQDDDTPKKQALYLMFDTSQESPGQSPPVRMSESPTPCSGSSFEETEALVNTGAKIQHPVSRGLAPNQEPHLQVPEKSSQKELEAMALGTASDAIEITAPEGSFASADTLLSRLAHPASLCGALDYLEPDLAEKNPPVFAQKLQEELEFAIMRIEALKLARQIALASRIRQDTKREAAHPTDVSISKTALYSRIGTAEVETPTGLLFQQPNLDATLQMARAEIITKEREVSEWKDKYEESRREVMEMRKIVAEYEKTIAQMIEDEQREKSVSHQTVQQLVLEKEQALADLNSVEKSLADLFRRYEKMKEVLEGFRKNEEVLKKCAQEYLSRVKKEEQRYQALKVHAEEKLDRANAEIAQVRGKAQQEQAAYQASLRKEQLRVDALERTLEQKNKEIEELTKICDELIAKMGKS